One window of the Solanum stenotomum isolate F172 chromosome 11, ASM1918654v1, whole genome shotgun sequence genome contains the following:
- the LOC125845535 gene encoding F-box/FBD/LRR-repeat protein At1g13570-like isoform X4 — protein sequence MMPPKGREHCQDAVRTSVLSRKWKYHWCRLAKWKFDESLWNTQKDKLYPTVKFRKTVYQLLTHHEGPITKFKLDITYLKECPKIDNFLYFLSRKDIQHLVLHLPQKKDELYKLPSSIFICSQLRHLNIHYCSIHHHPSACEGFDRLVSLELCRVMISSELLGHLISHCPLLEKLVLKIAKTLNVTEINAPMLRSFEFTGSVSSIRLKNVPLLAKVSLICENSSMEAEKFDYAKFFLSCSALEHLFLNFRYSQFFADEAPTRLPFYLNRVKHLHLSHVELKESYTCSCALCLIRSFPHLEYLKIEVYNEADSGIQESLDLERFSDVTFNHLREVEIISFRGTTLEMQLIKILLAKSPVLVKMYIDPAILIDTGSEILAELVNFQRASPEAEIDVEYYGKLELNRVETNVDGVV from the exons ATGATGCCTCCTAAGGGAAGAGAACATTGTCAAG ATGCTGTGAGGACAAGTGTCTTATCAAGGAAATGGAAGTATCACTGGTGTAGACTTGCAAAGTGGAAGTTTGATGAATCTCTTTGGAACACACAAAAGGATAAGCTTTACCCTACAGTTAAATTTAGAAAGACAGTCTACCAGCTTTTGACCCATCATGAAGGACCCATTACTAAGTTTAAGCTCGACATTACGTACCTGAAAGAATGTCCTAAGATTGACAACTTCTTATATTTCCTGTCTAGGAAAGACATTCAACATCTTGTTCTTCACCTTCCACAGAAAAAAGATGAACTGTACAAATTGCcttcttcaattttcatatGTTCGCAGCTGAGGCATTTAAATATTCATTATTGCTCAATACATCATCATCCATCGGCCTGTGAAGGATTTGATAGGTTAGTCAGCCTGGAACTATGTAGAGTCATGATTTCTTCTGAATTGCTTGGACATTTAATATCTCATTGCCCGTTGCTTGAGAAGTTGGTGCTGAAAATCGCGAAAACATTAAACGTAACTGAAATTAATGCCCCAATGTTGAGATCCTTTGAGTTCACAGGCAGTGTAAGTTCTATCCGTTTAAAGAATGTCCCTCTTCTGGCAAAAGTATCTCTGATATGTGAAAATTCTTCTATGGAGGCAGAGAAGTTTGATTATGCAAAGTTTTTCCTGTCTTGTTCTGCTCTTGAGCACCTCTTCTTGAACTTCCGTTATAGCCAG TTCTTTGCAGATGAAGCACCAACAAGGCTTCCCTTTTATCTGAACCGTGTCAAACATCTTCACTTGTCTCATGTTGAGCTGAAGGAATCATATACTTGCTCATGTGCCCTCTGCTTGATACGAAGCTTCCCACATTTAGAATATCTCAAAATTGAG GTTTACAATGAAGCTGATAGTGGTATTCAAGAATCCCTTGATCTCGAACGTTTCTCAGATGTCACATTTAATCACCTCAGGGAAGTTGAGATAATAAGCTTTAGAGGAACAACGCTTGAGATGCAGCTTATCAAGATTTTGTTAGCCAAGTCTCCAGTATTGGTGAAAATGTACATCGATCCAGCAATTCTTATTGACACAGGATCAGAAATTCTTGCTGAGCTAGTAAATTTTCAGCGTGCTTCACCCGAAGCTGAAATAGACGTTGAATATTATGGAAAGTTAGAACTGAATAGGGTAGAAACAAATGTCGATGGAGTTGTTTAA
- the LOC125845535 gene encoding F-box/FBD/LRR-repeat protein At1g13570-like isoform X3, with protein MMPPKGREHCQDAVRTSVLSRKWKYHWCRLAKWKFDESLWNTQKDKLYPTVKFRKTVYQLLTHHEGPITKFKLDITYLKECPKIDNFLYFLSRKDIQHLVLHLPQKKDELYKLPSSIFICSQLRHLNIHYCSIHHHPSACEGFDRLVSLELCRVMISSELLGHLISHCPLLEKLVLKIAKTLNVTEINAPMLRSFEFTGSVSSIRLKNVPLLAKVSLICENSSMEAEKFDYAKFFLSCSALEHLFLNFRYSQFFADEAPTRLPFYLNRVKHLHLSHVELKESYTCSCALCLIRSFPHLEYLKIEVFNTRLVYNEADSGIQESLDLERFSDVTFNHLREVEIISFRGTTLEMQLIKILLAKSPVLVKMYIDPAILIDTGSEILAELVNFQRASPEAEIDVEYYGKLELNRVETNVDGVV; from the exons ATGATGCCTCCTAAGGGAAGAGAACATTGTCAAG ATGCTGTGAGGACAAGTGTCTTATCAAGGAAATGGAAGTATCACTGGTGTAGACTTGCAAAGTGGAAGTTTGATGAATCTCTTTGGAACACACAAAAGGATAAGCTTTACCCTACAGTTAAATTTAGAAAGACAGTCTACCAGCTTTTGACCCATCATGAAGGACCCATTACTAAGTTTAAGCTCGACATTACGTACCTGAAAGAATGTCCTAAGATTGACAACTTCTTATATTTCCTGTCTAGGAAAGACATTCAACATCTTGTTCTTCACCTTCCACAGAAAAAAGATGAACTGTACAAATTGCcttcttcaattttcatatGTTCGCAGCTGAGGCATTTAAATATTCATTATTGCTCAATACATCATCATCCATCGGCCTGTGAAGGATTTGATAGGTTAGTCAGCCTGGAACTATGTAGAGTCATGATTTCTTCTGAATTGCTTGGACATTTAATATCTCATTGCCCGTTGCTTGAGAAGTTGGTGCTGAAAATCGCGAAAACATTAAACGTAACTGAAATTAATGCCCCAATGTTGAGATCCTTTGAGTTCACAGGCAGTGTAAGTTCTATCCGTTTAAAGAATGTCCCTCTTCTGGCAAAAGTATCTCTGATATGTGAAAATTCTTCTATGGAGGCAGAGAAGTTTGATTATGCAAAGTTTTTCCTGTCTTGTTCTGCTCTTGAGCACCTCTTCTTGAACTTCCGTTATAGCCAG TTCTTTGCAGATGAAGCACCAACAAGGCTTCCCTTTTATCTGAACCGTGTCAAACATCTTCACTTGTCTCATGTTGAGCTGAAGGAATCATATACTTGCTCATGTGCCCTCTGCTTGATACGAAGCTTCCCACATTTAGAATATCTCAAAATTGAGGTTTTTAATACACGGCTG GTTTACAATGAAGCTGATAGTGGTATTCAAGAATCCCTTGATCTCGAACGTTTCTCAGATGTCACATTTAATCACCTCAGGGAAGTTGAGATAATAAGCTTTAGAGGAACAACGCTTGAGATGCAGCTTATCAAGATTTTGTTAGCCAAGTCTCCAGTATTGGTGAAAATGTACATCGATCCAGCAATTCTTATTGACACAGGATCAGAAATTCTTGCTGAGCTAGTAAATTTTCAGCGTGCTTCACCCGAAGCTGAAATAGACGTTGAATATTATGGAAAGTTAGAACTGAATAGGGTAGAAACAAATGTCGATGGAGTTGTTTAA
- the LOC125845535 gene encoding F-box/FBD/LRR-repeat protein At1g13570-like isoform X2 translates to MMPPKGREHCQGLPPDILSDLHDNVIDVILMCLPCKDAVRTSVLSRKWKYHWCRLAKWKFDESLWNTQKDKLYPTVKFRKTVYQLLTHHEGPITKFKLDITYLKECPKIDNFLYFLSRKDIQHLVLHLPQKKDELYKLPSSIFICSQLRHLNIHYCSIHHHPSACEGFDRLVSLELCRVMISSELLGHLISHCPLLEKLVLKIAKTLNVTEINAPMLRSFEFTGSVSSIRLKNVPLLAKVSLICENSSMEAEKFDYAKFFLSCSALEHLFLNFRYSQFFADEAPTRLPFYLNRVKHLHLSHVELKESYTCSCALCLIRSFPHLEYLKIEVYNEADSGIQESLDLERFSDVTFNHLREVEIISFRGTTLEMQLIKILLAKSPVLVKMYIDPAILIDTGSEILAELVNFQRASPEAEIDVEYYGKLELNRVETNVDGVV, encoded by the exons ATGATGCCTCCTAAGGGAAGAGAACATTGTCAAGGTTTACCTCCTGACATCCTTAGCGACCTTCATGATAATGTTATCGATGTCATTCTGATGTGTTTGCCTTGTAAAGATGCTGTGAGGACAAGTGTCTTATCAAGGAAATGGAAGTATCACTGGTGTAGACTTGCAAAGTGGAAGTTTGATGAATCTCTTTGGAACACACAAAAGGATAAGCTTTACCCTACAGTTAAATTTAGAAAGACAGTCTACCAGCTTTTGACCCATCATGAAGGACCCATTACTAAGTTTAAGCTCGACATTACGTACCTGAAAGAATGTCCTAAGATTGACAACTTCTTATATTTCCTGTCTAGGAAAGACATTCAACATCTTGTTCTTCACCTTCCACAGAAAAAAGATGAACTGTACAAATTGCcttcttcaattttcatatGTTCGCAGCTGAGGCATTTAAATATTCATTATTGCTCAATACATCATCATCCATCGGCCTGTGAAGGATTTGATAGGTTAGTCAGCCTGGAACTATGTAGAGTCATGATTTCTTCTGAATTGCTTGGACATTTAATATCTCATTGCCCGTTGCTTGAGAAGTTGGTGCTGAAAATCGCGAAAACATTAAACGTAACTGAAATTAATGCCCCAATGTTGAGATCCTTTGAGTTCACAGGCAGTGTAAGTTCTATCCGTTTAAAGAATGTCCCTCTTCTGGCAAAAGTATCTCTGATATGTGAAAATTCTTCTATGGAGGCAGAGAAGTTTGATTATGCAAAGTTTTTCCTGTCTTGTTCTGCTCTTGAGCACCTCTTCTTGAACTTCCGTTATAGCCAG TTCTTTGCAGATGAAGCACCAACAAGGCTTCCCTTTTATCTGAACCGTGTCAAACATCTTCACTTGTCTCATGTTGAGCTGAAGGAATCATATACTTGCTCATGTGCCCTCTGCTTGATACGAAGCTTCCCACATTTAGAATATCTCAAAATTGAG GTTTACAATGAAGCTGATAGTGGTATTCAAGAATCCCTTGATCTCGAACGTTTCTCAGATGTCACATTTAATCACCTCAGGGAAGTTGAGATAATAAGCTTTAGAGGAACAACGCTTGAGATGCAGCTTATCAAGATTTTGTTAGCCAAGTCTCCAGTATTGGTGAAAATGTACATCGATCCAGCAATTCTTATTGACACAGGATCAGAAATTCTTGCTGAGCTAGTAAATTTTCAGCGTGCTTCACCCGAAGCTGAAATAGACGTTGAATATTATGGAAAGTTAGAACTGAATAGGGTAGAAACAAATGTCGATGGAGTTGTTTAA
- the LOC125845535 gene encoding F-box/FBD/LRR-repeat protein At1g13570-like isoform X1 has product MMPPKGREHCQGLPPDILSDLHDNVIDVILMCLPCKDAVRTSVLSRKWKYHWCRLAKWKFDESLWNTQKDKLYPTVKFRKTVYQLLTHHEGPITKFKLDITYLKECPKIDNFLYFLSRKDIQHLVLHLPQKKDELYKLPSSIFICSQLRHLNIHYCSIHHHPSACEGFDRLVSLELCRVMISSELLGHLISHCPLLEKLVLKIAKTLNVTEINAPMLRSFEFTGSVSSIRLKNVPLLAKVSLICENSSMEAEKFDYAKFFLSCSALEHLFLNFRYSQFFADEAPTRLPFYLNRVKHLHLSHVELKESYTCSCALCLIRSFPHLEYLKIEVFNTRLVYNEADSGIQESLDLERFSDVTFNHLREVEIISFRGTTLEMQLIKILLAKSPVLVKMYIDPAILIDTGSEILAELVNFQRASPEAEIDVEYYGKLELNRVETNVDGVV; this is encoded by the exons ATGATGCCTCCTAAGGGAAGAGAACATTGTCAAGGTTTACCTCCTGACATCCTTAGCGACCTTCATGATAATGTTATCGATGTCATTCTGATGTGTTTGCCTTGTAAAGATGCTGTGAGGACAAGTGTCTTATCAAGGAAATGGAAGTATCACTGGTGTAGACTTGCAAAGTGGAAGTTTGATGAATCTCTTTGGAACACACAAAAGGATAAGCTTTACCCTACAGTTAAATTTAGAAAGACAGTCTACCAGCTTTTGACCCATCATGAAGGACCCATTACTAAGTTTAAGCTCGACATTACGTACCTGAAAGAATGTCCTAAGATTGACAACTTCTTATATTTCCTGTCTAGGAAAGACATTCAACATCTTGTTCTTCACCTTCCACAGAAAAAAGATGAACTGTACAAATTGCcttcttcaattttcatatGTTCGCAGCTGAGGCATTTAAATATTCATTATTGCTCAATACATCATCATCCATCGGCCTGTGAAGGATTTGATAGGTTAGTCAGCCTGGAACTATGTAGAGTCATGATTTCTTCTGAATTGCTTGGACATTTAATATCTCATTGCCCGTTGCTTGAGAAGTTGGTGCTGAAAATCGCGAAAACATTAAACGTAACTGAAATTAATGCCCCAATGTTGAGATCCTTTGAGTTCACAGGCAGTGTAAGTTCTATCCGTTTAAAGAATGTCCCTCTTCTGGCAAAAGTATCTCTGATATGTGAAAATTCTTCTATGGAGGCAGAGAAGTTTGATTATGCAAAGTTTTTCCTGTCTTGTTCTGCTCTTGAGCACCTCTTCTTGAACTTCCGTTATAGCCAG TTCTTTGCAGATGAAGCACCAACAAGGCTTCCCTTTTATCTGAACCGTGTCAAACATCTTCACTTGTCTCATGTTGAGCTGAAGGAATCATATACTTGCTCATGTGCCCTCTGCTTGATACGAAGCTTCCCACATTTAGAATATCTCAAAATTGAGGTTTTTAATACACGGCTG GTTTACAATGAAGCTGATAGTGGTATTCAAGAATCCCTTGATCTCGAACGTTTCTCAGATGTCACATTTAATCACCTCAGGGAAGTTGAGATAATAAGCTTTAGAGGAACAACGCTTGAGATGCAGCTTATCAAGATTTTGTTAGCCAAGTCTCCAGTATTGGTGAAAATGTACATCGATCCAGCAATTCTTATTGACACAGGATCAGAAATTCTTGCTGAGCTAGTAAATTTTCAGCGTGCTTCACCCGAAGCTGAAATAGACGTTGAATATTATGGAAAGTTAGAACTGAATAGGGTAGAAACAAATGTCGATGGAGTTGTTTAA